In one window of Skermanella rosea DNA:
- a CDS encoding TRAP transporter substrate-binding protein: MKVTYWMAGALALALTAGSALTGAARAETTLQLGHPTAATSHYGVAASTLADELARRSNGKFKVVSTPNGAEREMIESAQIGTLDLVVTSTGPVGNFVPEVAVVDIPFLFKDYTHARAVLDGPIGQDMLKLFPDKGIVALAWGENGFRHITNSKRPINDPADAKGLKVRTMENQVHMTAFRQLGVLPTPMAFTEVFTALQQGTVDGQENPIPVITASKFAQVQKYLTLTGHVYSPAMILMARSTFDGLTAEEQQMFLDSAAVAAKAMREKVAAVEATGVEELRKAGMEVITDVDRAKFQQALEPAYAEYSKRFGKETIDRIRNYAP; encoded by the coding sequence ATGAAGGTAACATATTGGATGGCCGGTGCCCTGGCCCTCGCGCTCACGGCGGGGTCGGCCCTGACGGGGGCCGCCCGGGCGGAGACGACGCTCCAGCTCGGCCACCCCACGGCCGCGACCTCGCACTACGGCGTGGCGGCGTCCACCCTGGCCGACGAGCTGGCCCGGCGCAGCAACGGCAAGTTCAAGGTCGTCTCGACCCCCAACGGCGCCGAGCGCGAGATGATCGAGAGCGCGCAGATCGGCACGCTCGACCTGGTGGTCACCTCGACCGGCCCGGTCGGCAACTTCGTGCCGGAAGTGGCCGTGGTGGACATCCCGTTCCTGTTCAAGGACTACACCCACGCCCGCGCCGTGCTCGACGGGCCGATCGGCCAGGACATGCTGAAGCTGTTCCCGGACAAGGGGATCGTGGCGCTGGCCTGGGGCGAGAACGGCTTCCGCCACATCACCAACAGCAAGCGCCCGATCAACGACCCGGCCGACGCCAAGGGGCTGAAGGTCCGCACCATGGAGAACCAGGTGCACATGACCGCCTTCCGCCAGCTCGGCGTGCTGCCCACCCCGATGGCCTTCACGGAGGTGTTCACCGCCCTCCAGCAGGGCACCGTGGACGGGCAGGAGAACCCGATCCCGGTCATCACCGCGTCCAAGTTCGCCCAGGTCCAGAAGTACCTGACGCTGACCGGCCACGTCTATTCGCCGGCCATGATCCTGATGGCGCGCTCGACCTTCGACGGGCTGACCGCCGAGGAGCAGCAGATGTTCCTCGACTCGGCCGCCGTCGCCGCCAAGGCGATGCGGGAGAAGGTCGCCGCGGTCGAGGCCACCGGCGTGGAGGAGCTGCGCAAGGCTGGGATGGAGGTCATCACCGACGTCGACCGCGCCAAGTTCCAGCAGGCGCTGGAGCCGGCGTACGCGGAATATTCGAAGCGGTTCGGCAAGGAGACCATCGACCGCATCCGCAACTATGCGCCCTGA